GCCGGCCCGTCGACCTCGACGTCCTCGGTTTCGACCTCGATCGTCCGGTCGATCCGCGGGATCGGGAGCGACACGTGCCAGATCGCGGTCCGATCGCCGGTCGTCTCGAAGTCGGTGACGACGCTTATCGACCGGGCCCGGATTTCGGGGTCCGAGATGACGTCCCACACCTCCTCGGGAGGCGCTGGGATGTCGAATACGCGCTCGATGCGGGCGGTCATACGTCCCGACTAGGGGGGGACACGTATAAGAAACGGCCGTTCTGTGACCGCCTTGCCGGTCGCCGGAGGAGATATTCGAGCGGTCGAGAACAGTTCACTCGGGGGTGACGCGCCACGTCGTCGAGCGGGCCCGAGACCACTTCTCGATGTCGACGTCCTCGGAGTGTTCGGCCAGCCTCGGGAGCCGCGTGCCGACCTGCTTGGCCGTCAGGTCGATGGC
The genomic region above belongs to Natronomonas moolapensis 8.8.11 and contains:
- a CDS encoding DUF7123 family protein encodes the protein MGELSDEDKRILAYLRERAKGGEQYLRSKHIADAIDLTAKQVGTRLPRLAEHSEDVDIEKWSRARSTTWRVTPE
- a CDS encoding CoxG family protein, yielding MTARIERVFDIPAPPEEVWDVISDPEIRARSISVVTDFETTGDRTAIWHVSLPIPRIDRTIEVETEDVEVDGPAYVRFVGRSKAMNVQGEHVLDPVEAGTRVTNRFRVEGRLPGVETYFKRKLDGELASLESTVRERTGR